A genomic window from Alicyclobacillus dauci includes:
- a CDS encoding AraC family transcriptional regulator, with protein MIFNSEAPNSALNHLLELISQFSFTHGTFETNISFLSLLREVKPTVVEHGFLNPQICILIQGNKKLNIGQKSIELGAGDYIASSIDMPISGQVSKASKETPYTSIKITFTSEEIASVVLEANIKPREENQLREGACTGKVGREVLLVLERLLHLCADSQAAAFLTPAVKREIIYRLLTGEDGAMFYNNMLLHHEASGISKAIHYVKANFERSLTVDEIARVGTMSVSTLHHKFKAVTTLSPLQYQKQLRLQEARSILLSGGVDVTRAAFQVGYASVTQFNREYKRLFGLPPLKDIQAIRTRPN; from the coding sequence ATGATTTTCAATTCTGAAGCACCCAACTCTGCTCTAAATCATCTTCTAGAATTAATTTCACAGTTTTCATTTACGCATGGAACCTTTGAGACCAACATTTCCTTTCTTTCTTTGCTGAGAGAGGTTAAGCCCACTGTCGTCGAACATGGATTTCTTAATCCTCAAATATGTATCCTGATCCAAGGCAATAAAAAACTCAACATAGGTCAAAAATCGATTGAATTGGGAGCAGGGGACTATATTGCTTCAAGTATTGACATGCCTATTAGCGGACAGGTTTCAAAAGCTTCAAAGGAAACACCTTATACGTCCATTAAGATTACATTTACTTCAGAGGAAATCGCATCCGTGGTATTAGAAGCTAATATTAAACCAAGAGAAGAGAATCAACTAAGAGAGGGAGCATGCACTGGCAAAGTAGGGCGTGAAGTACTTTTGGTGCTCGAAAGGCTACTTCATCTCTGCGCTGATTCTCAAGCCGCTGCCTTTCTCACTCCAGCGGTGAAACGAGAGATCATCTATCGCCTTCTAACTGGAGAAGATGGGGCAATGTTTTATAATAATATGCTCTTACATCATGAAGCTTCAGGTATCAGTAAAGCCATCCACTATGTTAAAGCTAATTTTGAGCGCTCGCTTACAGTTGATGAGATCGCCCGTGTAGGCACCATGAGTGTTTCCACTTTACATCACAAATTTAAGGCAGTAACCACATTGAGTCCCCTACAATATCAAAAGCAACTTAGGCTTCAAGAAGCACGAAGCATCCTTTTAAGCGGTGGAGTTGATGTGACCAGAGCTGCCTTTCAGGTCGGCTATGCAAGCGTGACGCAATTTAATCGCGAATACAAAAGACTTTTCGGTTTACCGCCCCTAAAAGATATTCAAGCTATTCGAACAAGACCAAATTAA
- a CDS encoding WD40/YVTN/BNR-like repeat-containing protein codes for MRRRQRLASLLTASLIMGLAGCADNSTNLTDNPDHAQGAADSYGAFGGDTRTSLRDTHHDKAGLALQKPHQANIPATSAIGALQKSNTLYNLTMTGEDTGYRWGFVNGVFTMQRTMDGGAQWFPITLPTPWTLAQLSAGSGQLENPGVEVVDPESVYVFGLIGKNLLALHTSDGGHHWSTKSLSLDQSGMQIESVNMVGNQHGWILLRGGTKPSFYRLENNATEFYPLKVQNGGTRTTGLPASAQAVVRFTNSNDGWLVATTSDGLLHFYMSHNGGDTWAGKTLPPPQGLKGWKAVRVFQPVILEKEGSFLVRYERITNGKAQMRIGTFRSIDGGAHFKSWFSDELDDATADYSGTPAHFINSDYGWTINDQRLMATWDGGFTWRTIHSSSLESILHAYPRVLSMDFMSDTFGWMLLQTGDYKRTALVKVTVNGTFTWADAKVMGP; via the coding sequence ATGCGTCGACGGCAGAGATTGGCATCTTTGCTCACCGCGTCCCTTATCATGGGCTTAGCGGGATGTGCAGATAACAGCACGAACCTAACGGATAACCCGGATCACGCACAAGGTGCTGCTGACTCGTATGGTGCATTTGGTGGAGATACACGGACATCGTTAAGAGACACGCATCATGACAAAGCTGGGCTCGCGTTGCAGAAACCTCATCAGGCGAATATTCCAGCCACTTCGGCCATCGGAGCCTTGCAGAAGAGCAACACACTATATAACTTGACCATGACCGGAGAAGATACAGGATATCGTTGGGGATTTGTCAACGGTGTTTTTACCATGCAGAGGACGATGGACGGGGGAGCACAGTGGTTCCCGATCACGCTCCCAACACCGTGGACCCTCGCACAGTTATCCGCGGGGAGTGGTCAATTGGAGAATCCGGGTGTAGAAGTTGTTGACCCGGAATCGGTATACGTGTTCGGCCTTATCGGAAAAAATCTGCTAGCCCTTCACACGTCCGACGGAGGACATCACTGGTCCACCAAATCTTTGTCTCTGGATCAGAGTGGTATGCAGATCGAAAGCGTCAACATGGTTGGCAATCAGCACGGTTGGATATTACTTCGTGGCGGGACCAAACCGTCATTCTATCGGTTAGAAAATAACGCAACGGAATTCTATCCGCTAAAAGTTCAAAACGGGGGTACACGGACTACGGGACTACCAGCAAGTGCACAGGCAGTTGTACGTTTCACGAACTCAAACGACGGCTGGCTGGTGGCCACGACAAGTGACGGGCTCCTTCATTTTTACATGAGTCACAACGGTGGAGACACATGGGCTGGGAAAACACTGCCACCGCCTCAAGGGCTGAAAGGATGGAAGGCCGTTCGTGTGTTCCAGCCCGTCATCCTGGAAAAGGAAGGGTCATTCCTGGTTCGATATGAACGAATCACGAATGGAAAGGCACAAATGAGGATTGGAACATTCCGGTCAATTGACGGAGGAGCCCATTTCAAATCTTGGTTCTCAGACGAATTGGATGATGCAACGGCGGACTACAGCGGAACTCCGGCACATTTTATCAACTCCGACTATGGCTGGACCATCAACGATCAGCGACTCATGGCAACGTGGGACGGCGGGTTCACCTGGCGAACCATCCATTCCTCGTCACTTGAATCCATTCTCCATGCGTATCCACGCGTTCTTTCCATGGACTTTATGTCTGATACGTTCGGCTGGATGTTGCTACAGACTGGCGACTACAAGCGGACCGCACTCGTCAAGGTCACAGTGAATGGAACATTTACGTGGGCTGATGCAAAGGTCATGGGTCCTTGA